The genomic window ATGTGGCATTTATATTTTGAGACTCATTTGGTGGCAGCCCTGCGCTGCCTGGTACTGCTACCGTATCTGAATACAATGACACACAGCTAATGTATTGTTACATCTCTGATACCTTTATCTGTCAATAACGTTGAATATCAGCATGATTATGCATGAtgaatttagcagaaaaatctaTCTGCTCATAGAACAAATCCACTAGTATTAGCTGATCAGACATAGCTATGCAGTACTCCTGTGTCGACTTTCTCTTACCCGCCATCGAAGATTTGGACACGGAGAGGCTCGCTctgtttggaggtggagggcccttgctcctctctcttccccttcttctcctccttctcagGCTGCTGTGTTGGCTCCTTCACTTCGACAGGGGTGCTGGGTGGGGTAGCATGTACCTACACTCAAAGACAGACACAGGCAAATTCACCAACGCACCCTGACATCTTGGTTGGCAATGATGATACACAGTACATTGGAACAACAATTAATGTCAAACATTTAATGTATTGGTTGTAGTGTATCACCTAACATCATATTGTCTGGTAATTTCCAGCTGTGAAATTGTGGGGTATGCATTATTCTATATAATTCATAACTAAAACTAAATCAGTGATTTTGGCAGTTTTGGTCTAATTGGCCCATGCTGTGTTTTCCTAGATATTGAATATTGCTGTTATATTTACCTCTGAAATGTGGGACTTTCTGCTGCTGGCAAGGACCACCTTGCCCATGGCAGGGGTTAGAGCTGTGGCCATGGTGTAGGTCTCTGAGCTGTGCTTCTGCTTGGAGCGCAGCAGGGACAGTGCCAGCTTGGTGGACAGGCCTGGCAGGTTGGGGTTGTGCACGCTGACGCTCCAGGAGGTATAAACTGAGGTTTGTGGCTCCCTCTGGGCAGAAGGGTTGGGCTTCACGTAGTTCAAGTAGCACCAGCTGACtgaggtggtggtgtggaggcTGGGGTACGATGGGGCTTTGGCTCGCTCTGGACTCTGGGGTACTAAGGAAGCACTCACTCCCTGGCCCTCGTCGTCCTCCCTCCCCTTTTCTTTCTTAGGTTCAGCCTTCCCTTGCACCTCCCGCTCTTCCCTGTGCCCCTCTGGGTCCCGTACCTCCTCGACTTTCACAGTTACTACTCCTATCTGTGCCCTTTCCGGCTCTTTCTCTTCATCCTCCCCTGCTTCCAGTTTTCTCCTagtttcctcttcctctcccaccttctcttcctcctccacctcttcctccttcacACGTTTCTGCTGGCGCTGGGCCTCTGTGCTGAGCTCCAGACTGGCTGCAGGGGAGAGCATGCGTTTGCTCCCTCCTGCCCCCAGTATCCCGTAGCCCTCCCCGGACGCAAAGCCCAGCTCCAGGGGCAGGGGTAGAGACAGGGGCAGGTAGCTTTTGAAGTCCGGGGTGGGGATCTTCAGGTAGGACCTCTGCAGCTTGTCCTGCTCCAGCTGGCCCATGATAACCATGGCCATGCAGCAGATGGGCTCCTGCGAGCGGTCTGACGCCAGGATCTGGGAGAGGGTGGTGTACAGGGCACTGGCGTAGGTGGGCATGTGGGTCTGGAGGCGCACTGGTACCACCAGTGACACGATCGGCGTCAGCTGCGCCAGGCACGTTGCGATGACAGGCGTGGGATGGTGGCAGGGTAGGGGGACTAAGGACTGAGGATATGGGGCAGGGAGAACCACGGTGGAGGGTATGGGGGGCTGTGTGGGGACTTGGATGGGGAGCCCAGGGGGCACGGGGAGGTACACAGCCTGGCCAGCCCCGGTGGGGTACTGCAGGGAGAGCAGAGCTGAGAAAGGATGGAGGGGCAGGCCTAGTCGTTCTGCCATGTGAAGCTGCCCTGGGTGGACTTGTATGGTTGGaggggaagggtgtgtgtgtaagAAGGCTCTGTGGATGATGTGGGTGGAGAGGACATCTGAGATGGCAGTGGTGACCGGGTGGAGCTGGGCTATCTGGCCAAGAGGGATCCGATCATGACCAGTTGGTCGCATGGGGAATGGGAGTCTCCGGGGCTGGTGGAACAGCTGTATGGTCTTCCCTATGGCCTCCGGGCTGAGCCTGGAGGTGCTGGCTTCAGCTGGGTGGAGGGCAGGGTGGCTGGTGTAGGACGGGCCTGGCTTGGGGCTCCCTGGTCGGCCTGACTGGCAGGCCACGGCCCCTTCCTCGTGGTCTGGCTCGCCCAGGGTGGCGTGCTTCACCAGTAGgcacttcctcctctccctccaggcCGACGCAGACTGCTGAGGGGATAGGAACCCGTAGTCAAAGGATTTGCTCCTGGTCTCCACGATCTCGGCCGTGTGCTGGGGGCTGGCCGCGGCCTGCTCCGAGGCTGAGCGCCGCATCTCTCTTTGaggttggtggtgttggtggggGCCCGAGGGCACGGTTAGCATGTGTGAGCCCTGGGTGCTGCCGGAGCCCCAGGGGGAAGGCTCAGCAGGTTTGCCCTCCATGTCTTCAAAGGAGGCAGAGCGGCTGGGGGAGTGAGAAATGTTGGTCTCCTGGCTGGGGCTCCGGGGCCCCAGCGATACAGACTCAAAGCTAGACTCTCCGGAAGAATGGGCAGCAGACTCGGCTAGACGGAGACGCTTCTTCTTTGGTGGCAGCTTCTCGGCGGGGAGCTGAGCCATACTCTGGCTGCGCTGAGGCCACTGGaactcctctaccactctctctggCTCCTTAGACGAGGACGCCGTCACCGTGGGCGACACTGACACCATATCAGCGTCAGGCTCCACCGTCACTAGGATCTCTGGCACTTGGATGTTGTGCTGGCGGACCAGGCGGGACATGGAGGGCAATGATTTTGGCTGCGGCTGTTTTACCAGTGTTGACTGGCTCTCTCTGAGCTCTATAGACTCCTGGCACTCCATGGATATACTTTCCTGCTTCTCGAAGGAGCTGGTGTGCTGGATGACCGAGATGCCCTTCCTGTCTTGCTGCTGCTCGGCCTGTGAGGGAGCACCTGAGAAGGCCCCACTCTGCTCCACCagactctcctctttcctcctcttcctcactgtCATGGCCAGTGCCCGGAATTTATAGTGCATCATCTGAGGGCGGTCATCCCGGCATGCCccatccacctctcctctctccagctcCTTTATTGGCTGGCCTGTGCAGAGACCCCTGTGGGCCTCGTAACTCTCCCTTTGTTTACAGCGGGCTCCGCAGGCCTCGCACTCATAGAGCCTTGGACCTTTGcgttgctgctgttgctgcttccTGGTTAGGCCACTTTCTGTAGCTGCGGAGGAGGGGCCAGCCTCCTCCAGGATGAGCTCTGCCCCGAGGGGCACCTCAATGGCGGGCTGGCGCCTCAGCAAACGGTGCTGCCCGCCCACCCTCATCTCAGCCACCACGGCCTGCTGCTCGTCAAAGGAGTGGCTCAGACGACAGAAGCCCCGGGGAGAGGTGTTGGAGCGGTTTCCCTGGCCTGCTGACGTGGGCATGGAGTGGCTTCTCAGCAGAGGCACTGAGGAGGAGGACTCCTGGACCCCCGATGGGTCCACGTCTTGGACATGGAGATGGAATGATTGGCCTGCCATACCACTGGGGCCGGGGCTTTCGCCCTTAGGCTCAAACACATAGGGGTCTTTGGGGGAGGAGAACTTGGGTGACTCCAGACTACTCTTCCTGGAGAGTGAGGAGCGCCTGGGCTTGACGCTATCGATCTCGCTGGTGTCCACCACCGCCTCGTTGATGGTGATGAGTTTGGTGATGTGATCGATGACCTGTGTCTTGGGAACACTGAAGGGCATGCTGCTCTTCTCCTCCATCCCCGATGATGAAGAGTGGGCATGCTGCTGATGGGGACCGCGCTGCTGCCCTCCCAACCGCCCAAACTTGCCCAGGATGATCTCGGCATAGGTTTTGGCGTTGGCGGTGGGAGGGCTCACCTGGGAGTCAGCTCGGCTCATCTCAGCACTCCTCGAAAGGGAGAAGTAGCCTGACTCTTGGCTGCCTTTACTGCTGGGGCccagggaggaagaggtggaggaagagggagggtcgTCCGGGGAGGCCATGGGGCCACGCTTCCTCTCGCTCAGCCTCATGGCCAGTCTCTGCTTCACGGCCTGGGAGTCGTCAGACCTCTGGCCCTCCTCTTGCCCTGACAGCGCCAAACTGCTGCTGCTCTTCTGCTTGCCCAGCCTCTCCTTCCTGTACTGACCCGTCTCCTCCTCAGAGTCTGTGCTCTCCCCCTCTGTAGGCTCCTCGGGATCCTCTCCCGGGGCGCTCATCTCGGGTCCGCTCAGGCTCAGCTCGTCCCGGCTGGACACCAGGCCAGCCTTGATGCGGTGGGCGTGGGACTTGCGGTGCTTGTACAGGTTACTCTTGGTCTTGAAGGAGAAGCCACAGGGGGCGCAGGGGTAAGGCCTCTCCCCTGTGTGGGAGCGGATGTGTTTCTGGAGAACGCTGGGTTTGGCACATGGACGGCCGCAGTAAGTGCACACGTACTTCCCCGGTTTCTGGGGCTTCCTCTCGCCTCTTTTAGAAGGGCTGCCCTCTGGGGCCTCCTGGTTGGGCTGGGACTGGACCCCCTGAGTGTTGTGGCCTTGGGTAGAGGAGGACGGTAGGGATgaagtggagggggaggagaagctgCCTCCTGAAGGACCTGGGGTGTCTGTTGAGAGCTGCCATGCTGCTGCTTGGGTCTTGTGCTGATGCTGGAGCCTGAGGAGCAGGTCGCTACGTTTGGGCTTGCGGTGGTGGAGGCAGCCCAGGCCACCATGGACGGGGCGGGGGTTGGATGGCGGCTGCTGTGGCTGAGGTGGACGGGACCCAGTGGGGGGCTCAGCGGCTCCAGCAGACAGAGGCTGCTGTTGCCTTCCGGATCGCTCCCCATCAGCAGAATGGCTGGGCTCCGCTTCCATAGAGTGGGGAGGAGGCCTTATGGACACACAGGGAATGCCTCTGGGAGCAGTGCACCACACAGCCTCGTGGGGCTAGCCACAGTGCCGCAGAGATGCCTGGGACGAGAGAACATCTAGAGGGGAAGGCAGGGGCATCAGTTCAGGACTAATAAATCACAATGGAGTACCTTTATGAGCGGGCCAAAAGTCATTCAAGAGGACCAAATAAGACATAATTAAAAAGTGCCCCAGAGCAGCATAGAGGATGTGGGTAAACATAGATCCTCTCTCATCACGGAGTAAGTCTGTTCCCATCCGGCCTGAGCCATTGTGACAGGTCTTCACTGTGGACTGGGAGCTAGAAGAGGGTTTGGCTTGGCATCCTGCTGGACCGTTCCGACACTGTGGCTCTGCTGAGTAGAAACCTCTGGGTCTTCTCTTGATCCGCTTAGGCAGTCACTGGGCAATCCTAGCACCTCACTGGATCTGCAGAAACACAGAAATAAGCAGAAGTGAGTCACAGAGCTTAGGCAGACCTGACAAAATACACTTAGGCATTTGTTTCATCATTATTGGTTGTGACTCGTGACACTATCAATGACTAGGTGGCCAGTCCCTAAAGACCACAAAAACAGACTATTTGTCATGGGATttaggcctagtcaaagccctgtAACCAAACACTGACTCTCACGTTGATATTGCTGCCACATATCATACCCTGACAAATAAGGCCACATTTCCTTGGCCTGATGAGTGGGGGAAGTGTTCTAATGATCACATTAGCGAGGTAATTGCGGTAACACCGTGTTATTGCTCTGATCTATTCCTGCCCAACCTGTATGCTGAAGGGTCTCTGCCACATACAGAAAAGGTATATTTCAGTGTACTTCTACCCTGTAATGTTGGTTCTGTACGTGGAAATGTGCTCTAATGGTCTCAATGCACTAATGTGCAATATACAACATAAAACCTCATAGTTCCAAAAAGAGCTCAGACACAGTGAGAGAGGAAACTCTACCACACCACTGTGTATCGATCGCTGACGCCAAACCATCTGGCTAGAGCACAGTCTGCACGAGACACCACTGCTCTGAGAAGGCCAAGCCAGGTCAACGTCCAGGGCAGCAGCGCCAACAGAGAGGGTAAAATTGTGACGAAATGTCATGGCACCAAGTCAAAACAAACGTTTGAAATTTAGCCTGAGCTTATTCGATCTTGTTCTCAAGCTGGGGGAAGGGGGGCTATCTTCTTGTAATGAGTAAAGATGAGTTGACAGCGAGAGGCCTTCAGCCTCTGCCCCTGTGTTGTACTGACATGTACAGCCACTAGGGTGCAGCATGGCAGGGATGAGACGCCAGGTGACGTAGTTGAAGATAGAAAAAAGACTGCAGGAAGATGAGGAAGTGTAAATCCCCTCTTTTATCAAGACATATCTGCTGTAATATTTCCCACTTTAGGAGAAATCCAGGTCTCAACTCCACACATAGAATTATTGTACCGCAGTCAATCAAAACACATTCTGGGAGCAGCCAGAGTCAATCAAAAAATGTCACTGAGCTGTCGTAGCCAACTGCTGACAGTCCGAGCTGAGGCCCATCCACTGacatccatcatcatcatcagagcAGAGCCATCCACACACACTTCTCAGGATAGCTTACTCTGTCTGCTCATGTGCAGAGTGATATTTGGCATTTAAAACTGTGTgtgttctcctccctgctgcagcagcTCTGTATAAAGCTATCCATCTCCATATCTCTGGTGCTCATAACAGGCCACACTATTAGGTAATCAGGTGCATACGTATAACCATCAATAATAGCCTGATACAatcccgagtggagcagcggtctaaggcactgcatctcaatgctagaggcgtcactacagaccctggttcgattccaggctgtatcacaatccggctgtgattgggagtcccatagggcggcccGGTTTGGCgtaattgtaaataagaatttgttcttaactgacttgcctagttaaataaataaatatatagtgtatatataataCGTCAAATtttcaaatgttttactttaAATCAAATCGGGAGTAAATCATCATTTAGTCTGTGAATAATTAATCATATTTCAGAATACCAGGGAGGGAATAGATTTAGGGGTTATAAGCTAGTGCATTTAACACAGTGTGTAAGACAGTGTCTCCCTCCCACCGTCCCTGGGTAAGGCAAAAGCAGTGGCAGAGGTAGAGGCTGACAAGTTGACagggtgagtgagtgtgagagcgagagagagatgcctCTCTGAGAGGCTGTGTGGAGTCATTCAGTGTTCCAGCGGCTGGCTAAACAGGCCTAGCAGAAGACTAGTCTGGCTGACTCCAGCTGGGGCAGCGGTGACAGGTTTTTTAATGAGCCCGGgtgttctctctttctccatatgTTCCTGAAAAACACAGCACAGTCTGGCTTCATTACAGTGGAAAATAAAACAGAGAATCACTCTTCCTTTTTGGAAGTGAATTGACAGATTCTCGGCTCCATTTCCACGTACCCCCACATCTGCTGAAGGATGATCATCCATTTAGTCTGTTCCTCCGAACAGAAGTTAACTTTGATTACAACAGAGTACTCAACAGTAGCAATTTCTGAGAATAACAGACTGAAGCGAATGCATTAAAACAAACTAAAATGCCTCACAGTAAGAGAAGATGTGAGTGTGGGCCTTATCTGTTCTGAGCTGTCCAGACACATTGGGAATTAGCCAGATACATTGGGAATTAGCTAGCCTTGGGAATGAGCTAGAATAGTTAGAAAAGGGATTGGTTTCATACTGTAGCTAGGTCATGTACCAATGTGGTCTCTTCACACACAATTCCCAAGAAAGAAAAGTGAGAGTGAGAATACTACAGGAGTGTGAGACTGAGAAATAAAAAAGGcatgagtgggagagagaggaaaagacagGTAAAGAGTGGGAAGAAGAATGGGGATAAAAAAATACGGCACTATGAAGCCAGAGTGCATAGGAGGGCGATACATATTGTATATAGAAATATACCGGTGAGAGGAAGAGCGAAGATAaagaaaggggagggagagagagagcgagagagagcgagagagagagagaataagaaagGAAAGTGTCTTCCCCCTTCCTACTTGTATTGTTTGAACTGAGCACACGTTGGCCATCACAGTGTAAGGGTTAATGATCTCTGGCATAGTATTGATGCAGCCTTTAAAACAGGGTGATTAGGTGGTTTTAGGGTGGGGAGGAGCACCGTCTGAATTATGCATGGCAGTGCAGTCTAGACTCTAGCTCAGAACAAGGAAACACGCATTAGGGCTTTGCCAGGAAGACAAGGGGAAAGCCTGCCAGAGTGAGCAAGCACATCATCATCACTCACACAAGCGCACACAGTACGTATGTATACAGTAcgtatgtgcacacacacatacagacacatgcacgtgtacacacacagacgcacactaaagcacgtgtacacacacagacacacacacacacgttatctaCTAATGTATAGTGGTGGAGAGTCGACTCCAAAAGAGTTGATTCCTCAACTCCTTGACCACAAGAGTCGGAGTTGACTCCAAAAATCCTGGAGTTATACAAAAAAAAATGCCTAGGCAGCTAGGCTGACTTAGGCTACCGATTAGCTTTGAATATTTTGGTCAGTAGATTGTCAGACAGCTCAATATGCATTGCTAATCAATCACCCAGTTCATTGAGAACAAACTGACAATTTTTGCTAATTTTGGTCAGTTTGGTCAAATTGGAGTCGGCGTTGAGAGAGAGACTCGACTCCAACGAATCCGATAGCAGGAGTCGGAGTCGACTCCAAAAATCCATGACAAATTTGGAAAGTGAAAGAGAGGCATGGGTCCTTTCCCACTAGCAGGAGGGGGCCAAGGGAGACTAGGCAGCCCAGGTAGAGTGCTCTGACTGGGGAGAGAGCCAAGGCAGATAGGGGCACTAACAGGTTCAGTTGCCATGGTAAAAATTGGAAAATACTaaaatatctttttttttaaaaagtaaaTAGAATGTATAATGTCACAAAGCAACGTCATGACTTCACATACATCACAAGAGAAGGAAGCTTGGATTGCCATAGATACCAGCAATAACATTCTAAAATTCCAAATAATTCTAAACACAGATTCCCCTCTACCTTAGCATACTCTCACCTTCTGAGATAGCAAGCTTTTCAATCCTTTGGTTGACTCTTGAAATACACAGCATTTAACTTAAAAAATGTCAGCGCACAACTTGGAGTATGACCCTGACTCTGAATCTGACTGTGAGTCCGGCTATGAATCTGGTGACTTTTACTTTGACTCAGAAGATGAGTCCGGTGATGAGGCATTTGATGGTGCATAAACTCAACAACTATAATGCCAATGGCTACCAGTCAGAAGACAGGCACACCCTTGGAGAGGCAATGGATCACCTGGAAACTCATCTCAACTGGCTCAAATATTGTCATGACTACAAATATATGGTTGGTTAGAGCTTGGAACTCCAGAGTTGGTTCCTGCTGTTACACGAGAGATGAATCAAACACCTAATCCTATACAGATTGTCATCATATTAATTAAATGTATTAataatatttatttcatttggctACATTGTCATTAATGTATTCCTTTCACAATTATTTGAGATTGGATAAGGGATCGGAAACTATACTGTTTAGAAATAATAGGCTAATTCATAATGGTTATACTACTCATGGAGTAATCACCTTGGGTAGGGGAAATATGACAGAGACTGTCATGTTCAGTTATTgaaaacgcacgcacgcaccaaCTCTCTCACACATGTTACACTGCCCAGAACACCCTCCTCTGTAGCCTGTCGGTCTCAAATCCATTCTGACAGTCAGATCATGTAAGCAAACCAGACCCTAAAAGAGATCCTGCCATTCCCCAGTGGCTCTGGTTCCTCTCAACATTTCCTCCTGTTGTTTCACAAAGGCTTTTCTTTCCCACTGACCCCCTTAGCTTACATGAATGCTTTACGATAACCAGGTAGAAGGAACCATATGAAGGAAGTGAGACTGAAAATGAACAGCAGTTGATGGCTGACAGTCGAAACATTTAAATACTGGAACCTCAGGATGCTAATTATACTTCTACTGTGAATCAATGCAGACGGGGTAAGGTTGCTGATTCACTCATTCACAAAGATCTATTTATAGTCTATGGGGTGTGAATGTACTGTTAGTGAAGCCAACGATGCAGCGGTGTTCTCTTTTCTGGCAGTGACACATTCCTTTGATAGGAGTTGTCACAAGCAAAAACTCCAGAGCTAATATTAGTATCAGGAAATGAAAACAGCTAATCCTTTACGGTGCAGAATCTGGTCCATCAGTATGGGTACCTGTAAATGGGACACACCTCTCTCTGCTGTCTACTAGTGTATATCTTTAACCTTTGTCTGTACAGTACATTCCTTTGCTGTCATCAGTCGGAAACAGTACCAAGTAGACTTGGGGTGTGGGCTGAGTGTCTTtttacgtctgtgtgtgtgtgcatgtgtgtgtgaggcgTGCAAATCATGGTGTGAAAGGGATTCCCTAGCTCCTTCTCTTCTTGTGCCATGGAACACTTGCAGTGAGTCTGCGGAAACATATTTAAACGCAGGACAAGTTAAATATCTCTTCACTCTGGATATGCGTCATGCCTTAAAATGTCCTCAAAAAAGACCTGAGGGGTTACCCCTGAATTCTCAGGAATTTCATCAATACAAAAGATAGAAGCTTTGTAGGGGATCAGCCTTATCAGTATGGCAGTCACGGAGATAGGGCTCAGCTTACGAGTATCAGAGCATTCTTTTTCAGTACTGATAACAGAAGCACCTTGCTTGATACCTTGCTTCATGTCTTGAGGGGGAGATTAAAACAGATAAAATAGACTGACACCTGACTAGATTTATTTCCCCAGACATTTCCAGGTGAAAAGAACTATGCATTTCCAACTAAAGGCTAAACTCTTCTCTCAAGGTCTGTTGATAAAAATACTAGGAAATGTTGTTAAAATTGTATTAACACGTTGATCGTAAGTAGTTGTAATGTGTGGACGACATGACAGAGGAACAGCACTGAGTAGTTAAGCAAAATGTTCACTCACGCTCCATTCTAATGTTCTAACCCTTCTTTAGGCAGCAAGATTATCCTGACATTGGTGGGATGTTTGTAAAAGACAGAGGAAAGCTGAccctgccaataacagctagcaACATTGCGATTACGTTGTTAAAGAGTTATTTGTGCAACCAGGTCTGCTGCAAGTCCTGCTATGTTAACCTTGACATTTGAAGATTGAGACAACAACAAATCTTGATCTACTGTAACTTTGATAAGGTGAGGTAACATAACGAGGCATCATTACAATCACCATTCAGTCACTCAATACGTAAAAAGCTGCACTAGTACAATATCAGAACTGTTTCCATATTAATATGCACAGACACCAAGAACAAAGAGCAGTCCGGGTTATGAGTTTGTGCTCATTTTGTCAGGTCTTTCCACGGCTGGTAATGATGGATAGAAATATGGGCTAAACATTAAATTAGCTTGTGCCTGGAGAAGAGATAAACCCTCTtaagtttgtaaaaaaaaatggtCTGTCATTTTCCGCCTCTCCTTTCCTCGCTGCAGCC from Coregonus clupeaformis isolate EN_2021a chromosome 17, ASM2061545v1, whole genome shotgun sequence includes these protein-coding regions:
- the LOC121585921 gene encoding transcription factor HIVEP3, which produces MEAEPSHSADGERSGRQQQPLSAGAAEPPTGSRPPQPQQPPSNPRPVHGGLGCLHHRKPKRSDLLLRLQHQHKTQAAAWQLSTDTPGPSGGSFSSPSTSSLPSSSTQGHNTQGVQSQPNQEAPEGSPSKRGERKPQKPGKYVCTYCGRPCAKPSVLQKHIRSHTGERPYPCAPCGFSFKTKSNLYKHRKSHAHRIKAGLVSSRDELSLSGPEMSAPGEDPEEPTEGESTDSEEETGQYRKERLGKQKSSSSLALSGQEEGQRSDDSQAVKQRLAMRLSERKRGPMASPDDPPSSSTSSSLGPSSKGSQESGYFSLSRSAEMSRADSQVSPPTANAKTYAEIILGKFGRLGGQQRGPHQQHAHSSSSGMEEKSSMPFSVPKTQVIDHITKLITINEAVVDTSEIDSVKPRRSSLSRKSSLESPKFSSPKDPYVFEPKGESPGPSGMAGQSFHLHVQDVDPSGVQESSSSVPLLRSHSMPTSAGQGNRSNTSPRGFCRLSHSFDEQQAVVAEMRVGGQHRLLRRQPAIEVPLGAELILEEAGPSSAATESGLTRKQQQQQRKGPRLYECEACGARCKQRESYEAHRGLCTGQPIKELERGEVDGACRDDRPQMMHYKFRALAMTVRKRRKEESLVEQSGAFSGAPSQAEQQQDRKGISVIQHTSSFEKQESISMECQESIELRESQSTLVKQPQPKSLPSMSRLVRQHNIQVPEILVTVEPDADMVSVSPTVTASSSKEPERVVEEFQWPQRSQSMAQLPAEKLPPKKKRLRLAESAAHSSGESSFESVSLGPRSPSQETNISHSPSRSASFEDMEGKPAEPSPWGSGSTQGSHMLTVPSGPHQHHQPQREMRRSASEQAAASPQHTAEIVETRSKSFDYGFLSPQQSASAWRERRKCLLVKHATLGEPDHEEGAVACQSGRPGSPKPGPSYTSHPALHPAEASTSRLSPEAIGKTIQLFHQPRRLPFPMRPTGHDRIPLGQIAQLHPVTTAISDVLSTHIIHRAFLHTHPSPPTIQVHPGQLHMAERLGLPLHPFSALLSLQYPTGAGQAVYLPVPPGLPIQVPTQPPIPSTVVLPAPYPQSLVPLPCHHPTPVIATCLAQLTPIVSLVVPVRLQTHMPTYASALYTTLSQILASDRSQEPICCMAMVIMGQLEQDKLQRSYLKIPTPDFKSYLPLSLPLPLELGFASGEGYGILGAGGSKRMLSPAASLELSTEAQRQQKRVKEEEVEEEEKVGEEEETRRKLEAGEDEEKEPERAQIGVVTVKVEEVRDPEGHREEREVQGKAEPKKEKGREDDEGQGVSASLVPQSPERAKAPSYPSLHTTTSVSWCYLNYVKPNPSAQREPQTSVYTSWSVSVHNPNLPGLSTKLALSLLRSKQKHSSETYTMATALTPAMGKVVLASSRKSHISEVHATPPSTPVEVKEPTQQPEKEEKKGKREEQGPSTSKQSEPLRVQIFDGGYKSNEEYVYVRGRGRGKYVCGECGIRCKKPSMLRKHIRTHTDVRPYVCKHCKFAFKTKGNLTKHMKSKAHGKKCQSMGTSGSSLDEPETEEAGGSEERLSGSEDQDEHQFSDVDDSEEDDDEDKEEEESSSHDEPPSSCSSDPRLSTGGHSSSGRRSQQGTPDPSAPEPQPGPSPCPSQEPSPTRRLWPSGRAASPGSRRALFSRRGLDASPRAFSPSSESCSPIRSLSPRLELASPNRHLSPSPKRGPSPIRALSPLSPLRPLSPLRLMSPSQYRASWARASPSPLGVQHRPCSSPSRLPWDIPSTMASDRREVGSMERIGTPSEGLMGPEPSLSFSPAFRLSPSDSPAAKSQSMDHVFSHLPLHSQQARVPYLMIPIGGIQMVQARPRSHPTTPTSPPSPPMEGLLLGQTIREAPWCRIPRTQGLRTPGDHWSDSQEVVRASQSGQCIPSLTPPIRSKPSTSQHGRTDPGMINTKQYGSLHSSSHSHRSEAETTERWPSHGQAGPPP